A genomic region of Cyprinus carpio isolate SPL01 chromosome B13, ASM1834038v1, whole genome shotgun sequence contains the following coding sequences:
- the LOC122134263 gene encoding attractin-like, giving the protein MQQMASRPFATINVALETDEEPPDLIGGNVKSVPKPIALEPCFGNKAAVLSIFVRLPRGPGGIPPPGQSGLAVASALVDVSQQMCLGYKEKSGGLRSRKQQPLAQPATCI; this is encoded by the exons ATGCAGCAGATGGCCAGCCGACCATTCGCCACCATCAACGTCGCCTTGGAGACTGATGAGGAGCCGCCAGACCTGATTGGTGGAAATGTGAAG tCTGTGCCTAAGCCCATAGCTTTGGAGCCCTGTTTTGGGAATAAGGCAGCAGTGCTCTCCATCTTTGTGAGATTACCCAGAGGCCCCGGAGGTATTCCTCCTCCAGGACAGTCAG GTCTGGCAGTAGCGAGTGCATTAGTGGACGTCTCTCAGCAGATGTGTCTGGGATATAAGGAGAAGTCGGGAGGGTTGCGTAGTCGCAAGCAGCAGCCATTAGCACAGCCCGCCACCTGCATCTGA